DNA from Variovorax sp. PBL-H6:
GCGGATCGAAGGGGCGCCCCTCGTCCTCGACTTCCAGGGCCACGTCCTCGCCTTGCCACCCCAGCCGCAGGAAGATGCTGCAATGCGCAGCCTCCTCGCTGCTGCCGTGCGTCATGATGTTGGTCAGCGCTTCGGTCGAGCAGAGGTCGAGTTGCTGCGCAACCCGGTTCGGAAGCCGCTGGCGCTGCGCCCAGTCGTGCACCCATGCGCTCACACGCGAGAGCTCGCACAGCTCGGAGCCGACGATCAGGGAGGCCTGGGGCTCCCTGTCGCTGGAGGACATCAGGGCCTCACTCGGCTCCCGCCTTCAGCGCACTGAAGGCGGTGTCGACATCGGGGTACAGCGGAATGATCGTGTCGACCCCCGCAACCTTGAGCACATCCGCTACCAGCGGCGGAGGGCCCGCCAGGGCCATCTCGCCGCCGCGCTGCTTCTGGGCTCTCGCATTGGTGATCAGGGCCCGGATGCCGATGGACGCCAGAAACGACACCTCGGACATGTCGACCACAGCGAGAAGTTTCCGGGTCGCGACGAGCGCGGAGAAGCGCCTGTCGATCTCTTGGGTGCCGGCGCTGTCCAGGCGGCCGATGAGGCTGATCTTCTCGATGCCCGCAGCCAGTTGCTCCGTCCTTAGCTCCATGCCACCTCCGGTAATGGATGTATCGATGAGCGCTGAACCGGCAGTCGTCCTCCCCCACAAGGATCGCTCCACCCTCGCGGTTCTCTGGACCGGAGCCCGGGGTGGCTAGCGTCCCGCGATCAACAAGCAGGAACTTTTGTAGGATACGCGCAAAGGTTGGCAGCGTCGACAGCCATTGGTCGTAAGCAGAAGCCCTAGCAATACAAAAAACCCCCAAGCTCCGGCCAGTAGCCTTCTGGGCAGAGCGAGGGGGACGGGCGATTCCCTCGGGCGGGGCGCCTACTTCCAGTTCGCGGCAATCACCGGGTTCAACGCCGTCTGGTAGTCAGGCGGCAGTGAGGTCTGGCCAGGTGCAGGGGGCGCAAAGGCGGCCATGGCGGCGACCAGCACATCGACCTGGCTGTCCAGCAGCACCTTGCTGTCGGAGGTCTTGAACTGCTCGACGTGGTACGCGCCGGCGGAGTACCAGTTGCTCAAGGTGAGCTTGTCGTCGGTGCCCAGAATGCTGACCTCTAGGCTGTTGCCGATGTGGCGGAACCAGAGCTGGTCCATTGACACATTCGAGCCGAATGCCACCACATCGGTATTGCCGCTGGTCGTGTCGTAGTCGTTCACCGTATCCCGGCCCGAGTCTCGGCCGAATACATAGGTGTCGTTGCCGGCGCCGCCATTGAGGTAGTCGTTGCCCGCTCCACCGTCGAGGATGTCATTGCCGGCGTCGCCATACAGGCTGTCGTTGCCTTCGCCGCCGAGCAGGGTGTCGTTGCCGTTCCCGCCGTAGAGCGTGTCGTCGCCCGTGCCGCCACCGAGGGCGTCGTCGCCTTCGTCGCCGACCAGGGTGTCGTTGCCGGCTCCGCCGTCAAGGGTGTCGTTGCCTGCCCAGCCGCGGATGTTGTCGTTGCCCGCACCCCCGGACAGCGTGTCGGCGATGGCATAGCCCTGCAGGGAGTCGTTGCCATCGGTGCCCTGCTGCACCATCTGCTTGAGCTGGGTCATGTCCCATCGAGTGCCATCGGCAAAGCGGATCTCCTCGATCTTGTAGCTGTTGACGCCATCGGTGTAGAAGCAGGAGCTGACGGTGACGCGGTCGGTGCTGCCCCTGAGGCTGAGGACCAGGTCATCGCCCAAGCGGGTGGCCACGATGTCGCTTGCCGCGATCCCTTCGGCGAACTCGATCGCATCGGTCTTGCCGGTGCTGGTGTCGTAGTTGGAGATGACGTCCTGGCCCCAGCCACGGGCGAACCTGTAGAGATCCGAGCCGGCGCCGCCATTGAGGTAGTCGTTGCCGGCTCCACCGTCGAGGATGTCATTGCCGGCCTCGCCATAGAGGGTGTCGTTGCCTTCGCCGCCGAGCAGGGTGTCGTTGCCATTCCCGCCCCCCAGCCAATCGTCTCCCGTTCCGCCGGCGAGGGCGTCGTCGCCCTCGTCGCCGGACAGGGTGTCGTTGCCAGCCCCACCATCCAGGATGTCGTTGCCGCCCCAGCCGCGGATGTTGTCGTTGCCCGCACCGCCGGACAGCGTGTCGGCCGTGGCGTAGCCCTGCAGGGTGTCATTGCCCTCGGTGCCTTGCTGCACCATCTGCTTGAGCTGGGCCATGTCCCAGCGGGTGCCGTCGGCGAAGCGGATCTCCTCGATCTTGTAGCCGCTGACGCCATCGGTGTAGAAGCAGGCGCTGACAGTGATGCGGTCGGTGCT
Protein-coding regions in this window:
- a CDS encoding ATP-binding protein — its product is MSSSDREPQASLIVGSELCELSRVSAWVHDWAQRQRLPNRVAQQLDLCSTEALTNIMTHGSSEEAAHCSIFLRLGWQGEDVALEVEDEGRPFDPLQAPNPTHANSLDDAQVGGWGIPIVRHFSDGMHYCREDGRNRLTLLFRPTAPP
- a CDS encoding STAS domain-containing protein, which gives rise to MELRTEQLAAGIEKISLIGRLDSAGTQEIDRRFSALVATRKLLAVVDMSEVSFLASIGIRALITNARAQKQRGGEMALAGPPPLVADVLKVAGVDTIIPLYPDVDTAFSALKAGAE